Sequence from the Elusimicrobiota bacterium genome:
CAATATATTTGTTGATGTATATAATTACTGTATGTTTAAAGATAATAGCATTAATAGTATTAATAATAATTACCTTATAACAATTCTGAGTGCGTTATTTCTTATTTCTCAATCTATTCTGTTTAGCGGGTGTATAACCTTGGAAGTTGTTCAAGAAGGGGTTTCTGTAAGTAAAGAAGAAAAAGCTGTGGTTGAGGAAATTCAGGCTCCGAAGAACGGGCTTAAGGTTAAAGGTTATATGCGTGATTGGATCGTCTGCGGGCCATGCCCGAATGAAGATGCAGGGACAAGGTTGAGTTATGATTATCTCCAGGGTGAAGCTATGACTACTCCCAGCGAAGAAGAACCTATAGGGGAATGGAAATGGAAAAAACTTAAGGTTTCAGATCCTGTAGATCCTGATAATTTAAGCCAGGGTGATGTTTACGGGCCACAGAGTGATTGTGTTGTTTATCTGTTTGCCTACGTATATTCTCCTTTGAAACAGAATGTTAAATTATTAGTTGGCAGTGATGACGGGATTGCTGTATGGCTAAACAAAAAACGTGTGCATTTTAACGATGTTGAACGCAAGATGAAAGTTGATAGTGATAAAGTTACTTGCACATTTGAAAAAGGGTATAATAAGTTGTTGTTAAAAGTCAGCCAGAGTAAGGATACATTTGGCTTCTGTGCAAGGGTTGTTAATGATAAAAATGTTGATATCGATAATTTGTTGGTAGTACTGGCTAATCCGGGAAATTAAATTAAATGAAAATACTAAACAAGTTTATTGGAATATTTGTTATGTCATCCTGTCTTGTTGTATTACTGGCATCACAGAATGTATGGGCTGGGAATAATTTCTATAAAAAAATTACGATTACCAATAGATCCGGTGTATTGCCGTTACCGGTTAAGTATACAGTAAGTTTACCTGTGGATACTGAGGAATTGTGTGATAACGGGAAATTGAAATCCAGCGGGGAAGACCTACGAGTGATGTTCAGTGGGGAAGAAACTATTCAGGGACAGAGGATGTCGCGTTGGCGTGAACTTGCACGTGATATTGTTTTACCTATAGGACAAACACTGCAGACGTCAACAGCTACATTGGTATACTTCACTGTTGAAGAAGAAATTGCAGCGAATGCTTCTAATTCATCAAACTATATACTTACATACAATGACGAGGATGTTACTGTGCCAAATTATGACCTGAAGCAGGTGTACAGGTTTTACGATAATTTTTCTTCCGGGAATCTTAATAGTTGGTATAAGGAACTCGGGGATTTTACGATTACCAGTGACCAGCGGCTGCAGGCGCAGAGTATCGGGCTGAATTATATTAGAATCCTTGAACCCGCAACAACGACGCTGTACACTTACTCATACTCCGCGGATTTTGAGTATCGCAGCGGGACCGGGACGTTTGGGCTGGTATTGCTATCACCGGAAAGCGGGGAACGTTACCGCGTAGAAATTTTTGGGAGTAGCCTCTTGAGGTTCCGCAGTGAGTCTACCGTGCAGTATAAGGATGTGGAACATACATCATTTGCAGAAGTGCCGATATCTACGAACATCCTGACCGGCGTACACAGGCTTGAGGTTTATAAGGGTGAATATTTTAATGCGTCCGGTGGTACCGGCGGATGGCAGATACTTGTTTATATTGATGGGCAGTTGGTAGTGCAAACCGAAACCGATACATATTTCGCGTATGATACCATAGTTTCAAGTGAAGGGTATAAAGGCTTATTTGCGGAAGATACTGATGTTATTTTTGATAATATAACAATTATTAAACGTTTATCAAGTGATAATATTAAGAGTGCAACCGCCGGGGTTGGGGTTGAAACAAAGAATGCGGTGTATGTCAATAAAATATCACAGGACCCGCCGTCGCCTGTTGGTAAAGGCAATATTTATTTTGATTTTGAGTTTAATACAGTAATGAATACTGATATTGTACCGGAAGTGAAAGTAGTGACCTCAAACGGGCAGGAAATTAGTTTGATAGGTATATGGACCGGGGATAATGTTTATTATTGCCGCGGTGAAGTTACGGATACTGCCGGTGATGGCCCTGCAACAATTAAATTAAGAAACGCAATGGGGAAAAATTATTACGGGTTGAATTGTTCGAATTTCAAAAATACTTCACAGCTTACTGTAGAGAGGAATGCAAGGGTTATTTCAAAAGATATTACGGTAGAACCTAACCCGTTCTCTCCAAATAACGATGGTGTGTTGGATACTACACAGATTCTGTTTAAATTAACAAAAGATGAGTATGTGTCTATCCGCATATTTGACGTGTCAGGCAGGTTGAAACGTACAATTAAAGACCAGAGGTATATGGGTGCTGGCGCGAATGCAGTTACTTGGGACGGTAAGGATGATGCCGGAGTAATGGTTCCTCAGGGAATATATATGTGGCAGATAAATGCCGGGGAAACTATGAAACTCGGAAGTGTTATTGTTTCTAAATAATATGACAATGAAATATAAAAGAAAAGATTTATTCAGAATATTTTTGGTTACGGCATTCATTGCGCTGGTAACACAGCAAACATCGGCTATTCCTCCAAATAAGCCGGGGGATCTCCAGTTTTTTGGTAGTGAATATTTTGACCTTTTTGGTAATTCTTTTGGTAATCTCGGTACTGCCTGGTATTTTATAGATGAGAACAGCAATCTTGAACCGACCGGATTAACAGGTTTTTCATCGATTGACAATGCGTGGACATGGAAGCCGGCATGGGAAGGCGGCGGAGGCGGGTTAATTGAACTCAAGGACAAAATGTCTAATTGGAACACAGTATTTTCTATTGGGCGCACAAACGCTACGGGTGAGTACTATAAGAGTAAATACGTGAAATTTACTCCGAATACATTAGAGTTAACGCAGATGCACGGGATTAAGTGGGAAGTAATGTCACCAGGTGGCGGGATGTCATTAGTGGCATCACGTACATCTGAGCCTGTGGGTGTTGCTGCAGGAGCAGATTCACCCAGGCAGACGTATCTTTTTGCCGGGAGAATAACCCGCAAAGTTACGTCGAAGTTGATAGATCTATCCGCGGGTTTATCCTATGTCAACCAGCATAAAGATACTAGTAAGATTTATCAGACAACGATGCAGGGGTCGTTGGATCAGTTTGATTCTTATTATACCCCTTCATATATTCAGTTAAAATTCCGTGATGATTCTCCGGAAGATATGGGCGGAGCGGTTGTCTATAAAATTGCGGTATATATAAACGGGCAGAGGATTGACCAGATGACTGTTGAAGGCGGAGTACCGGGGGAAGAGATTGATCGGTACCAGGCTGATAAAAATATTATTGACCTCAACAGCGTTACAAGGTTTTATAAACAAGCTAACCTTGAATCTAAGTCAGTACAATATTATTATTCTGATGGCTATCCTGAACGCCGTGAAGCTAACGGTGACGCGTATTTCGCGTATAAGTTTGACTTCACAAAATTATCAACTGAAGCGGGTTATGAGGGTACTATAAGAAATATTGTATTTAAGATAACCATGGCAAATGATACGAAGATTGAAATGGATTATGGTAACGGATTTTTCCAGGTATATAATACACCGGGGAATGTTAAGGATTATTCTAATAAGGGTATTCTTACTTACAAATTCGGCCGGCCGGTAGCTAATGAAATTTATGGGCTTGACCTCAACGGTACGGTATTGAAAGATAATCCGTTTGAGTTTACGGTAAATGCTGAGATTGACCTTAACCGCAAATACTATATGTATCCTAATGAATCAGGGGAACGTAGTGTTGAAGGGCGTGCGTTATCACCAAAAGAAGAAGGGCAGCGGGATGAGTTCCAAAAACAGATTGACGAACTCGGGCATTTTATTGGGTTCCTCAATCTTAATAAAAAAATGTTGAAAAAAAGTCTTAATGTAGGGTTTGAATACTATTATACCGATCCGGACTACAACTACTGGTCAGAATATAACGTTATGGGTCCTTCATTTGAGGATTATCCTACAACTGATGATAATGATGATAATGATAAGAACTACGAAGTGCCGAATAAAGCTGGCGGGATTAATGGGTTCTCACGGTTCTATGACCGCGATGTTGATCTTAAGTACACATATTATACTCGAACAGCGACACTGGACTGGTTACAGGATAATTTAATGTTTGAATACGACCCTCCTACATTCTGGGTGGGGGAGGATAGGAATAATAACTTCATTGTTGACGATCGTGAAGATGACCAAAACCCGGATTACTCGTATGTGCTTGATATGCAAGGATATCATTTGTTTACTAACTACAAACTAAAAGACCTCAAGAACAGGTTGTTAAAGAATGAATCATCGTCTCTTTCTGAGATGCTTACAAATTCGGAGATCACTATCGGGCAGGAGCAGAGGAATGGAATATCTAATTCGTTATACGCGTACA
This genomic interval carries:
- a CDS encoding FlgD immunoglobulin-like domain containing protein codes for the protein MKILNKFIGIFVMSSCLVVLLASQNVWAGNNFYKKITITNRSGVLPLPVKYTVSLPVDTEELCDNGKLKSSGEDLRVMFSGEETIQGQRMSRWRELARDIVLPIGQTLQTSTATLVYFTVEEEIAANASNSSNYILTYNDEDVTVPNYDLKQVYRFYDNFSSGNLNSWYKELGDFTITSDQRLQAQSIGLNYIRILEPATTTLYTYSYSADFEYRSGTGTFGLVLLSPESGERYRVEIFGSSLLRFRSESTVQYKDVEHTSFAEVPISTNILTGVHRLEVYKGEYFNASGGTGGWQILVYIDGQLVVQTETDTYFAYDTIVSSEGYKGLFAEDTDVIFDNITIIKRLSSDNIKSATAGVGVETKNAVYVNKISQDPPSPVGKGNIYFDFEFNTVMNTDIVPEVKVVTSNGQEISLIGIWTGDNVYYCRGEVTDTAGDGPATIKLRNAMGKNYYGLNCSNFKNTSQLTVERNARVISKDITVEPNPFSPNNDGVLDTTQILFKLTKDEYVSIRIFDVSGRLKRTIKDQRYMGAGANAVTWDGKDDAGVMVPQGIYMWQINAGETMKLGSVIVSK